One region of Vicia villosa cultivar HV-30 ecotype Madison, WI unplaced genomic scaffold, Vvil1.0 ctg.005638F_1_1, whole genome shotgun sequence genomic DNA includes:
- the LOC131642696 gene encoding uncharacterized protein LOC131642696, translating to MALASIEAESIEQVDNVHLRVLVDKKRNRVVYAEAGKDFVDVLFSFLTLPLGTIARLVAKESNIEAVKFGSISSLHKSVSDLDQQFLSNQTCKEMLLNPRNSMEAYCHKLKLNIDDTEPMQYFLCMYGNCRRKSGCLLSTFKNQKCYCGEILNREVFPNCFDLKDGFVKENATFIICDDLYVMPNVFGASLQLLQKLGVDSVDAIEEQTVVINKKEACFFRLLYFIFKYLI from the coding sequence ATGGCACTGGCTTCTATTGAAGCCGAATCAATTGAACAAGTTGATAATGTTCATCTTAGAGTTTTGGTTGATAAAAAAAGGAACAGAGTTGTCTATGCGGAGGCTGGTAAGGATTTTGTTGATGTTCTCTTCAGCTTCTTAACACTGCCTTTAGGTACTATTGCCAGACTCGTAGCTAAAGAGTCAAACATTGAAGCTGTTAAATTTGGCAGCATTAGTTCACTGCATAAAAGTGTGTCTGATCTTGATCAACAGTTTCTTTCGAATCAAACTTGCAAAGAAATGCTACTTAATCCTAGAAACTCTATGGAAGCTTATTGCCACAAGCTCAAACTGAATATAGACGACACAGAACCGATGCAATACTTCCTGTGCATGTATGGGAATTGTAGAAGGAAGAGTGGTTGCCTTTTGAGTACATTCAAGAACCAAAAATGCTATTGTGGGGAAATATTGAACAGGGAAGTATTTCCTAATTGTTTTGATTTAAAAGATGGTTTTGTAAAGGAGAATGCAACTTTTATCATTTGTGATGATCTCTATGTGATGCCTAATGTTTTTGGAGCAAGTCTTCAACTACTTCAAAAGCTTGGAGTTGATAGTGTGGATGCAATTGAAGAACAAACTGTAGTTATCAACAAGAAAGAGGCATGTTTTTTTCGCCTTCTGTATTTTATCTTTAAGTATTTGATTTGA